gttacccaaaacgtgtttgtcccatgtttgacactcgctctgaccttccatccacaatagctaaccggacatgttgccacaacgagagttttcgttgatttgtataatttgaaagaaaacttacccctcactgctgccaaccgcagctctgaaagcagagcacccttgctaacaaaactctggttgacatagatactggtaccattcgattttcctccttcaatagcatttgtcttagcatatgtcttttggatttcttcaaaacaaatattatcatcatcttcctcgtcctcatctggaacctttccataaagactgtaatccccaccattctgatccgtttcaccaacaatagaattatcagcatcctcctccccattttcctcctccccatcttcttcccattcaccagcttcatcattatcaccaacatcttcttcccattcaccagcttcatcattatcaccaacatctttttcacattcaccagcttcatcaatatcccttttctctgaaaccgtttcgaccttgctgcggcttgatacacaaagacatactctatgggttttgagtatctccagcaagtttcgaacttgtctatcacttgtaacatgaatgggaagactgcctggagccatcatcatttctgctggtaatgagtagctaatctccacactcactgttctcatgtccaggttataatcttcttgagccattgcaacaagttcagcatgtgttgaatcttcattcaataaaaacaatcttcctcctttgagatcatcaaccacaaaatcccaacggaaatctctcaacaaccattctccatacactgcatgtaactgaaaaatcatctgcaaatattcaaaataaaacacattagtaaacatagagaaaagggaaatgaagaagttcaataaacattgccgcagacgacttagcattaagtcgtccagaagacttaaaggtaagtcgtctaaagaggtcacttttgcaattgaaaattaaaagggacgacttaattctaagtcgtccggctttgtttgttaaaaaaaaaacttcagacgacttatatataagtcgtctacgagaaacgggctagttttgcatttgaccgaatcgtgtcagatctttgactatttctggacgacttataattcagtcgtctctgggaaagttaaaatttcaatattttatgaaaacttgacgacttacgtgtaagtcgtcctaggttagttttgtaattgaaaaataaaacttgaaatttaactttctccagacgacttagatgaaagtcgtccagctaaacgacttaatttaaggtcgtccgggataagcaaggtttgaccagaaaattgggaaaaattctggacgactttgctttccccggacgactttaaattaagtcttctggagagacgactttatattaagtcgtctggttaaagttaaattatgaagttttatttttcaattacaaaactaacctaggacgacttacacgtaagtcgtcaagttttcataaaatattgaaattttaactttcccagagacgactgaattataagtcgtccagaaatagtcaaagatctgacacgattcggtcaaatgcaaaactagcccgtttctcgtagacgacgtatatataagtcgtctgaagtgtttttttttaacaaacaaagctggacgacttaatttaagtcgtccgtttgaccagaagactcatcagtaagtcttctacatacagatgacttactagtaagtcttttacgcgaacagatcttgaaaaaaaattcaaattcgtaccttaaactaggtgagatgacttcgtttgcacacagggtcttctccaaccacccagaacctcaaacgaaagcaaccgtaagtcaaaacgaaagaaatatggctctgaaaccatagcccatattttgaatcaaaagcttgagttttttggatgaatatagagagaaagtgaaagaaatgttgtttttagttcataacaattgaaacagagagagtgtaaagagatttacgtgcattaaagggcattaaaagctccaaacagttcgtacaaggttgttgccactattcattgcagtggcagtattgtaaatacttgaagaagatgaggttgagacagtaaagaagccattttcgaaaaaaaaaaaaaaaaatgttaatggcattttcgtagataaagtgcaggtgtggggttaaaatctcaaaaaaaaaaggagtcaaaagaaaaggttagttttctgttagactccaagttttgagtcacttttgcaaaatgcccaatttgaaataataaaattttattggcCGTGAACCTAGAGACTCTTAAGAAAATTGTAGATCAAGTTCAGTTGCGTCTAAATGAAGATTAGCGCTTtatgaaaaatggaaaaaaaaattgcaaacgTAAAGATAATATGTAGAGGAAAGAAATTGGCTCTCACGAGGTCCATGTGTTTTGGATCTTGCTTTCTTTTACGTAATTAGGATAGCATAACGTGAAGAGATCATGTAGAGGTTACATGTTTATTTTGCATCTTGCTTTCTTTCTAAAAAACCATcggttaacatatataatatctcTATATATTCGACAAACGACAAATAGCCCGAGCTAGAAGAAGTTTGTCTTGATGAAAAATGGAAGCTCAAGTTCTGTTTCTCTATCTCTCACTCCTCGCTCTCTCTCTAAACTTCTTATTTCAGTATCTCAAGCCGAGGCTAAGCCGCATGCTCCAGCCTTCTCTCGAAACTCAAGCCAAGGCCGCCATTTTATCAAGAAAAGAAGTAGCCGAGTTTCTTGATTCTCCCATTGTGGAAGtagtagaagaggaagaagatggagatatCAATACGATTTCTAGTTCCACGTTCGATTTTGATCCATACATGGCGAGCAAAGCCGAAGCAGTGAACAAAGCTCTAGACGAAGCCATACCAGTCGGGGAGCCACTCAAGATCCACGAAGCCATGCGTTACGCGGTTCTTGCGGCCGGAAAACGTGTTAGGCCTATTCTCTGCCTCGCTTCCTGCGGTCTAGTAGGCGGCGAAGAAAACGCCGCGATGCCAGCGGCTTGTGCGGTTGAGATGATACACACCATGTCACTAATCAAAGACGACTTGCCTTGCATGGACAATGACGACCTGCGTCGTGGGAAGCCCACCACTCACAAAGCCTTCGGCGAAGGAATCGCCATTCTCTCCGGAGGAGCTCTCTTGTCTCTTGCGTTTGAGCACATGACAACGGCTGAGATATCCTCGGAGAGAATGGTTTGGGCGGTCAGGGAACTGGCTAGGTCCATTGGAACTAGAGGGTTGGTCGCGGGACAAGCCAAGGACATAAGTAGTGAAGGTTTGGAGTTGAACGACGTCGGTTTAGAGCATTTGGAGTTTATCCATGTACACAAAACCGCTGTTTTGTTGGAAACTGCTGCGGTTCTTGGAGCCATTATTGGTGGTGGGTCTGATGAAGAGATTGAAAGTGTAAGAAAGTTTGCAAGGTGCATTGGATTGTTGTTTCAGGTGGTGGATGATATTTTGGACGAGACCAAGTCGTCGGAGGAGTTGGGAAAAACCGCCGGAAAAGATCAGCTACTTGGAAAGCTGACGTATCCCAAGCTGATGGGGTTGGAGAAATCTAAAGAATTTGTTAGGAGATTGACTAAAGATGCACGTCAACATCTCCATGGGTTTAGTACGGAGAAGGTGGCACCTTTAGTAGCTCTTACTAATTTTATTGCCAATAGAAATAAATGAAGTGTTATGTGTTTTAGAACTTTGATAGTTTGTTTCCTTGTGTCGGGATTATGTATACATGCTAAACTAGTGTGCTTTAAGTGTAAccacatttttatatttttattttaaaatttgtaaaaggCAAAACTCGAAACGTAAATCCATTTGCCTCTTTTGTAAATCTGTGCCAGTAAAGCAAAACGCCCTGTCGTCACAGGCTGCTAACTCAGCTTTGCTTCTTCCTCCTGATGCCATGTGGAcagtttttttgaaaatagaCTCGTTTTGTTTGTCAATTGAAATCGTTCCGAGTCGTGTCTGTAAGGATCTTTTAATTGTTTTCGTTACTTTGCAGCAGAGTTATTCGTATATTTCTTGGACCtcaattaacatttttttgggTTTACAAAGTCCAtctctaaaaaaaatcattcatagTGGCTTGGACCCGTTCATTTAGGTCCGATAGCTATTCTCATCAAATATTTAGTAGTTTTTTTCCTGCGCGGGCACAAAAATTTCCCCTGAATTTCACACTATAATaaaataactctattataaaattaaatttacttcAATAGTTcattttataatagagttactctataataaagtgaaatatagaataatattgttttttcaCTCTAAATGGAATGAAAAAGCAAcattatagagtgaaaaaacaacattatagaataactctattatatatTGAATCAATAGAGCAAATTCAATTTTacaatagagttactctattttaatgtgaaatatagagtaaattttTGTGTCCATTGGAAATGGTTTAAAAGACATATAAACATCTCGCGGGGCCTATGAGGTGTTTCTCTCAGTTAAACCAATCAGATTATTATTCCTCGTGAGACTTATTCACAGTCGAGCAAGTTCCTAGTGATACGTTGTTTCTGTTTGGTTGAGACAGTCTGATTGGATTTCAGTTGTATCGACATGAATTATTGTTGAGTATCAATTATTATCACCAttcaaagatatatttttgtcaCCAACTTAAAACTCTGATCCATTCCTTTTAGCCACTTGAGTTTTTTAAAGCCTAATGCCAAACatctttaaaaacattaaataatcCGACACGAATATTAGTACTTTCGTACATTATACTTTAACGATCGATAATCCATTTGCTGTCTTAAACATGTTCCCGTcttgttttatttattgtagacaaaatataaatcaattaatggTGTATAGTCTATGGTTAACTGCATCCAATCCGTTTTGAAATTTCAGTATCTTAACGTGATGAAACAAGCAATGTGAAAACTTTTGGATAtgcatttttatttcatatgttGGTTGATTGGTTCGACTGTGACTTTAAAAATTTAGCTGTAGATGTTTACCTGTAGATAAATCGGTTGTAGCTGTAAAGTTGTTACTGTAGATTTTTTCTGCAGAGACTTTTGATGTACTTAAATTTGTTGTAACTGTAAGCTGTAGgctgtagaaattttaaaataaaaaatataaaatatgtgttgtatatataaaattattattttatatcaattaaaatattttatattaatatttttaattaattatcaaaaaaattgtaatctaaaatgtgatatgtatataatatttatattatttaaatatcttaataatttaaaaacactcaaattcaaaattaaaatatttataaaagtttttattatgattatataatttatttgatattatagatattttttttcatttacagaTTTTACAGCCTATAAAAAGAAGATATAGGGTTTTTGCCTAAAACACATAAGAAaaagttttgctttatttttttttgttgtaattttaaaaataaagttaaagcaTGAttgataaaactaaataaaaacttgatgtagactttaattttttaaagtaaagttacaacatgattgataaaatttagtgatttaaaaataaataaagttaaaatatGGAGATAAAGATCAACCAATCACTCCCGTTATCTTTTGATTTAGTAATCTTTCTTATcataatgtttgttttttttattatacattactCTTGTTATtcttgacccaaaaaaaaaaagaaaaacaagaaaacaaaattgataACTGTACACGATGTTGGTGCTCGAGCAAAGGCCCTTTGGCCCATATCTTTTGgtagatattttattaaaatcttttttgggtgtaattattaaaataacttGTCGTATTATCTCGCAAAATATGCTTTTCTGACGTTATCTTATATTCAAAACTaggaatatataatatatacacgaATCAAGGATAAATCAATGAAGATTTATGAATTTGAAGTTTCCTTTGTTATTAAAAAACAAACACCACAAAAGAGACATAATAGAGAAAATAAACTGGTTTAATAAAGGGCTTATTTGCCAACTAGTCATATTTCAACAACAAATCAAGAAttgattttgatattattaGATCTCATAGCATTTATGCAATATTTTTCAGGTTTCGTCATTCTTTTGAACCAGTTGCCAGTAATTATCTTTTCTTCCAGTAAtctcaatttttctttttagatttataaGAAAACGACGTTGATGATTATTGCGGAAGAGGTAGTCGTTAACACACCAGTGGTGACGGTGACTACAAAGATGGTGGCTACAGTAGGAGTGATTACGGATGAAACAGAGGTCGTCAATCCAAAAGAACCAGTCATCTTTCATATAAAGATTACTATGACTGCGATGATTTGAGAAACAAATAATGTTATGgaaaaagataaacatagtaAATAGAATAGAATATTCTAAATGGTATAGTTCgtattaatgaaattttaaaatggttTAATAATAGTGGAAGTTGCTTACTCCAAGGTCAACCCAAACTTTttataaactaaacccaaaacactaattactaaaccctaagagaaaatataaaccctaactcaaatatcaaaataaactcaaaaatttaaatatacaaatagaATAGTAACAAACAAATAACGTAGTAcatattgttcaaattttgaaatatttatgattacAGGGAAAGAAGTAATGTTTACCCAATGTCAACCTAAACCTTCTATAAACTAAGCCTaaaacactaatcactaaaccctaaaagaaatataaaccataacccaaatatcaaatatGCAAATAGTATATCATAATATGAAGCATTATCAAAATAGAGTAGTAACAAACgaaataacatagtacatattaATGTTCCAAATTTTGAAATGTCTATGATTACAGGAAAGAAGGTAATGTTTACCCCAAAGTCAACCCAAACCTTtcataaactaaaccaaaaacactaatcactaaaccctaaaaggaaatataaaccctaacccaaatatcaaaatatggaCATAGTACATAATATGAagcattattaaaatataacagtAACAAACGAAATAGCATAGTACATATTGTTCAAATAGCATAGTACTACTTGGAACTTACTGAACAAACAAGGGCGCCTTCACCGTAACACCGTCGTGGTCTGTAGATTTCAGAAGCGGAGACGACATATGTAGCAAAGATTATGGATTTGGAGGTGGTCGTGGAGGCTTTGGTGGGACAATGATAAATGTGTGTATGAATAAGGAGataatgattataaaaaaaGGATATTGATTACAGAAAAAAGATAGTGATTAAGTGGCTATAAATACAAAACACAACGTAGAGTTGGTGATGACGTATTGTAAAAGTGACGGAGGATAATGTGGTAGGAATGGAAGAAAAGTTGTGGTAagtgataataaaaaaaagaagaaaaatatgttt
The window above is part of the Brassica napus cultivar Da-Ae chromosome C8, Da-Ae, whole genome shotgun sequence genome. Proteins encoded here:
- the LOC106414355 gene encoding heterodimeric geranylgeranyl pyrophosphate synthase large subunit 2, which encodes MEAQVLFLYLSLLALSLNFLFQYLKPRLSRMLQPSLETQAKAAILSRKEVAEFLDSPIVEVVEEEEDGDINTISSSTFDFDPYMASKAEAVNKALDEAIPVGEPLKIHEAMRYAVLAAGKRVRPILCLASCGLVGGEENAAMPAACAVEMIHTMSLIKDDLPCMDNDDLRRGKPTTHKAFGEGIAILSGGALLSLAFEHMTTAEISSERMVWAVRELARSIGTRGLVAGQAKDISSEGLELNDVGLEHLEFIHVHKTAVLLETAAVLGAIIGGGSDEEIESVRKFARCIGLLFQVVDDILDETKSSEELGKTAGKDQLLGKLTYPKLMGLEKSKEFVRRLTKDARQHLHGFSTEKVAPLVALTNFIANRNK